One genomic segment of Streptomyces niveus includes these proteins:
- a CDS encoding ABC transporter permease/substrate binding protein: MPRLPLGEWVDSGVDFLQRHLSWLFDAISSLVTGMYDVVDAVLNGPEPLLLAGILAVLAWWLRGLLAAGLAFVGFALIDSIELWELAMSTLSLVLVATIVILVIAVPLGVWASRSATVSAVIRPVLDFMQTMPAMVYLIPGIIFFGVGVVPGIIATIIFALPPGVRMAELGIRQVDAELVEAAEAFGTSPRNTLLRVQLPLALPTIMAGINQVIMLGLSMVVIAGMVGGGGLGGAVYRAIGNVDIGLGFEAGVSIVILAMYLDRLTGALGRQVSPLGRRALAKAQAMSGSFKVWDHRPRPSVAVVGVVVLALVAGGMSIFGGRKSTTVAGEGDVGQGKKISMGYIPWDEGIASTFLWKELLERRGYEVEATQYEAGALYTGQANGQIDIQTDSWLPTTHANYWDKYQDKLEDMGAWYDETSLELSVPSYVKGVDSLADLKGKAGQFKGRIIGIEPSAGEMGILKDKILKEYGLEGEYKVVDGSTPGMLAELKRAYEKKEPVVVTLWSPHWAYNTYDLKKLKDPKGTWGSGDGVHTLARKGFSADNPGVAKWLKNFKMTEEQLTSLEAEIQGAGKGKEQDAVRAWLKDNPELADKWTPVSGVSKGANGKDERERPIEVAWFPWEEDIAATYLWKAVLEDRGYKMNLKQFEVGPMYTALSRGQIDVQFDGWLPNTQKKYWDKYGDKLSDLGAWYGPTSLEIAVPSYVKGVESLADLKGREDEFKGRIVGIEPGTETMNILKNKVLPGYGLDGDYKVVDSSTPGMLAELERSYAKKEPIAVMLWTPHWAYSEYELTKLKDPRKAFGEGDQIRTVANKDFPKNYPQLTKWFKDFKLSEEQLAGLENEIQKRGTGHEEEAVAAWMEKNPGIADEIAPQ; the protein is encoded by the coding sequence GTGCCTAGGCTCCCGCTCGGCGAATGGGTCGACAGCGGAGTCGACTTCCTCCAGCGCCATCTCTCCTGGCTGTTCGACGCGATCAGCTCGCTCGTCACCGGTATGTACGACGTCGTGGACGCCGTGCTCAACGGCCCCGAACCGCTTCTCCTCGCCGGCATCCTCGCGGTGCTCGCCTGGTGGCTGCGCGGCCTGCTCGCGGCCGGTCTCGCCTTCGTCGGCTTCGCGCTCATCGACTCGATCGAGCTGTGGGAGCTGGCGATGTCCACGCTCTCGCTGGTGCTCGTCGCGACGATCGTCATCCTGGTCATCGCGGTGCCGCTCGGTGTCTGGGCCTCGCGCTCGGCCACCGTCAGCGCCGTCATCCGGCCGGTGCTCGACTTCATGCAGACGATGCCCGCGATGGTCTATCTGATCCCCGGCATCATCTTCTTCGGCGTCGGCGTGGTCCCCGGCATCATCGCCACGATCATCTTCGCCCTGCCGCCCGGCGTCCGTATGGCGGAACTGGGCATCCGGCAGGTCGACGCCGAACTGGTCGAGGCGGCCGAGGCGTTCGGCACCAGCCCGCGCAACACCCTGCTGCGCGTCCAGCTCCCGCTCGCGCTCCCGACGATCATGGCGGGCATCAACCAGGTGATCATGCTGGGTCTGTCGATGGTCGTCATCGCGGGCATGGTCGGCGGCGGCGGCCTCGGCGGCGCCGTCTACCGCGCCATCGGCAACGTCGACATCGGCCTCGGCTTCGAGGCGGGCGTCTCCATCGTCATCCTGGCGATGTACCTGGACCGGCTGACCGGCGCGCTGGGCCGGCAGGTCTCGCCGCTGGGCCGCCGCGCGCTGGCCAAGGCGCAGGCGATGAGCGGTTCGTTCAAGGTCTGGGACCACCGTCCGCGTCCCTCGGTCGCCGTGGTCGGCGTGGTCGTCCTCGCGCTCGTCGCGGGTGGCATGAGCATCTTCGGCGGCCGCAAGAGCACGACGGTCGCCGGCGAGGGTGATGTCGGCCAGGGCAAGAAGATCAGCATGGGCTACATCCCCTGGGACGAGGGCATCGCCTCCACCTTCCTCTGGAAGGAGCTGCTGGAGCGGCGCGGCTACGAGGTCGAGGCCACCCAGTACGAGGCCGGGGCGCTCTACACCGGCCAGGCGAACGGCCAGATCGACATCCAGACCGACTCCTGGCTCCCGACCACCCACGCCAACTACTGGGACAAGTACCAGGACAAGCTGGAGGACATGGGCGCCTGGTACGACGAGACGTCCCTGGAGCTGTCCGTGCCCTCGTACGTGAAGGGCGTCGACTCCCTCGCGGACCTCAAGGGCAAGGCCGGCCAGTTCAAGGGCCGGATCATCGGTATCGAGCCCAGCGCCGGCGAGATGGGCATCCTCAAGGACAAGATCCTCAAGGAGTACGGCCTCGAAGGCGAGTACAAGGTCGTCGACGGCTCCACCCCCGGCATGCTGGCCGAGCTGAAGCGCGCGTACGAGAAGAAGGAACCGGTCGTCGTCACGCTCTGGTCCCCGCACTGGGCGTACAACACCTACGACCTGAAGAAGCTCAAGGACCCGAAGGGCACCTGGGGCTCGGGCGACGGCGTGCACACGCTCGCGCGCAAGGGCTTCTCCGCCGACAACCCCGGCGTCGCGAAGTGGCTCAAGAACTTCAAGATGACCGAGGAACAGCTCACCAGCCTCGAAGCGGAGATCCAGGGCGCCGGAAAAGGCAAGGAGCAGGACGCCGTACGCGCCTGGCTGAAGGACAACCCCGAGCTGGCCGACAAGTGGACCCCGGTCTCCGGCGTCAGCAAGGGCGCGAACGGCAAGGACGAGCGCGAACGGCCCATCGAAGTCGCCTGGTTCCCCTGGGAAGAAGACATCGCGGCCACATATCTGTGGAAGGCGGTGCTGGAGGACCGGGGTTACAAGATGAACCTCAAGCAGTTCGAGGTCGGTCCGATGTACACGGCTCTGTCCAGAGGGCAGATCGATGTCCAGTTCGACGGATGGCTGCCCAACACGCAGAAGAAGTACTGGGACAAGTACGGCGACAAACTCTCCGACCTCGGTGCCTGGTACGGGCCGACGTCACTGGAGATCGCCGTGCCCTCCTATGTGAAGGGCGTCGAGTCGCTGGCGGACCTGAAGGGCCGCGAGGACGAGTTCAAGGGCCGGATCGTCGGCATCGAGCCCGGCACCGAGACCATGAACATCCTCAAGAACAAGGTCCTGCCGGGCTACGGCCTGGACGGCGACTACAAGGTCGTCGACAGCTCCACGCCCGGCATGCTCGCCGAGCTGGAGCGCTCGTACGCGAAGAAGGAACCCATCGCGGTCATGCTGTGGACCCCGCACTGGGCCTACAGCGAGTACGAGCTGACCAAGCTGAAGGACCCGCGGAAGGCCTTCGGTGAGGGCGACCAGATCCGCACCGTGGCCAACAAGGACTTCCCGAAGAACTACCCGCAGCTGACCAAGTGGTTCAAGGACTTCAAGCTGAGCGAGGAACAGCTCGCCGGTCTGGAGAACGAGATCCAGAAGCGCGGTACGGGGCACGAGGAAGAGGCGGTGGCGGCCTGGATGGAGAAGAATCCGGGCATCGCGGACGAGATCGCGCCGCAGTAG
- a CDS encoding helix-turn-helix domain-containing protein codes for MDDKEALRVGAAVRRRRRSLGLTLAAVADRSGLSVPFLSQIENERARPSARSLERVADALETTIAVLHAAADSARTVDVVRAGDGGPGVRRVARGGHQLHAKEYTGEQDTGREYQHRNDEVMYIADGSVEVEAEGRAYRLERGDTLYLSGGVRHRWRATEPGTRILVVAVAEHIDATFDTRR; via the coding sequence ATGGACGACAAGGAAGCGCTCAGGGTGGGCGCCGCCGTCCGCAGGCGGCGCAGGTCCCTCGGCCTCACACTGGCGGCCGTGGCCGACCGCAGCGGGCTTTCCGTACCCTTCCTCAGCCAGATCGAGAACGAACGCGCCCGGCCCAGTGCCCGTTCGCTGGAACGGGTGGCCGACGCCCTGGAGACCACCATCGCCGTGCTGCACGCCGCGGCCGACTCGGCGCGCACCGTCGACGTCGTACGGGCCGGCGACGGCGGGCCCGGCGTACGCAGGGTGGCCCGCGGCGGTCACCAGCTGCACGCCAAGGAGTACACCGGCGAGCAGGACACCGGGCGCGAGTACCAGCACCGCAACGACGAGGTGATGTACATCGCCGACGGTTCGGTGGAGGTCGAGGCCGAGGGCCGCGCGTACCGGCTGGAGCGCGGCGACACGCTGTACCTCTCCGGCGGGGTCAGGCACCGCTGGCGCGCCACCGAGCCCGGCACCCGCATCCTGGTCGTCGCCGTCGCCGAGCACATCGACGCGACGTTCGACACCCGGCGCTGA
- a CDS encoding helical backbone metal receptor, with amino-acid sequence MTAARAATGAGARRVVSLVPSLTEAVAVTAPGLLVGATDWCTHPAGLDVVRVGGTKNPDIDAVIALRPDLVVANEEENREPDLAALRAAGVEVLVTEVRDLDQAFAELERMLVTGCGLTAPRWLDEARESWAAVPPPPPYEGGRKAVVPIWRRPWMVLGGDTFAGDLLARLGVHNVYGDLAERYPRIPLDRLRASGADLVVLPDEPYRFTADDGPEAFPGMPAALVDGRHLTWYGPSLVRAPEVLRAALR; translated from the coding sequence GTGACCGCCGCACGGGCCGCCACCGGGGCCGGCGCACGTCGGGTCGTCTCGCTGGTGCCCTCCCTCACCGAGGCCGTCGCGGTCACCGCGCCCGGACTCCTGGTCGGCGCCACCGACTGGTGCACCCACCCCGCCGGTCTCGACGTCGTACGCGTCGGCGGCACCAAGAATCCGGACATCGACGCCGTCATCGCGCTGCGGCCCGACCTCGTGGTGGCCAACGAGGAGGAGAACCGCGAGCCGGATCTGGCCGCGCTGCGGGCCGCGGGCGTCGAGGTGCTGGTCACCGAGGTGCGCGACCTCGACCAGGCGTTCGCCGAGCTGGAGCGGATGCTGGTGACGGGCTGCGGGCTCACCGCGCCGCGCTGGCTGGACGAGGCCCGCGAGTCCTGGGCGGCGGTGCCGCCTCCGCCTCCGTACGAAGGCGGGCGCAAGGCTGTCGTACCGATCTGGCGCAGGCCCTGGATGGTGCTCGGCGGCGACACCTTCGCGGGTGACCTGCTCGCCAGGCTCGGCGTGCACAACGTGTACGGCGACCTGGCCGAGCGCTATCCGCGTATCCCGCTGGACCGGCTGCGGGCATCGGGCGCCGACCTGGTCGTCCTGCCCGACGAGCCGTACCGCTTCACCGCCGACGACGGGCCCGAGGCATTCCCCGGGATGCCGGCCGCGCTGGTCGACGGGCGCCACCTCACCTGGTACGGGCCGTCGCTGGTCCGGGCACCGGAGGTGCTGCGGGCAGCGCTCCGCTGA
- a CDS encoding TDT family transporter: MATLTPSPRTTPSAPTTPTAENAAPLPPARPARFALLRHIGPNWYASVMGTAIVASAGATLPLEPLGLTSPMDVPVLRAACVTVWALSALMLTLVLAARAGHWIHHRDQARAHLLDPSVAPFYGCLAMALLAVGGATLTVGRHVIGESAAVAVDAVLFTTGTLVGLTAAVAVPYLMVVRHRVRPEDASPVWLLPVVAPMVSAALGPGLIPYLPAGQWRESLLLACYAMFGLSLLATLTLLPLIFGRLVTHGPLPLALTPALFLVLGPLGQSTTALGNLAHAAPDALTSAPPASTATYVSALDAFAVLYGVPVLGFALLWLALAVAMVVRAVRRGMPFSMTWWAFTFPVGTCVTGAAGLAHATGLTALAWLSLALFVLLTAAWAVAWTRTVHGLVSGALPAAPPVPGPATARTR, encoded by the coding sequence ATGGCCACCCTCACCCCGAGCCCCCGCACCACTCCGAGCGCCCCCACCACCCCGACCGCCGAAAACGCCGCGCCCCTCCCGCCTGCCCGCCCGGCCCGCTTCGCGCTCCTGCGCCACATCGGCCCCAACTGGTACGCGAGCGTCATGGGCACCGCGATCGTCGCGAGCGCGGGCGCGACTCTGCCGCTGGAGCCGCTGGGGCTCACGAGCCCGATGGACGTCCCCGTACTGCGCGCCGCCTGCGTCACCGTCTGGGCGCTGTCGGCGCTGATGCTCACGCTCGTACTGGCGGCCCGCGCCGGCCACTGGATCCACCACCGCGACCAGGCGCGCGCCCATCTGCTCGATCCCTCGGTGGCGCCGTTCTACGGATGTCTGGCGATGGCGCTGCTCGCGGTCGGCGGCGCCACCCTCACCGTGGGCCGCCACGTGATCGGTGAGAGCGCGGCCGTGGCCGTCGACGCCGTGCTCTTCACTACGGGCACGCTCGTCGGCCTCACGGCGGCCGTGGCCGTCCCGTACCTGATGGTGGTACGCCACCGGGTGCGCCCCGAGGACGCGTCCCCGGTGTGGCTCCTGCCCGTGGTGGCGCCGATGGTGTCGGCGGCGCTCGGCCCGGGGCTGATCCCGTACCTGCCCGCCGGTCAGTGGCGCGAGTCGCTGCTGCTGGCGTGTTACGCCATGTTCGGCCTGAGCCTGCTCGCCACGCTCACCCTGCTGCCGCTGATCTTCGGCAGGCTGGTGACGCACGGTCCGCTGCCCCTCGCCCTGACGCCCGCGCTCTTCCTCGTCCTCGGCCCGCTCGGGCAGTCCACGACGGCCTTGGGCAATCTCGCGCATGCGGCTCCCGACGCGCTCACCTCCGCGCCTCCCGCCTCCACCGCCACGTACGTCTCCGCCCTGGACGCCTTCGCCGTGCTGTACGGCGTCCCGGTGCTGGGCTTCGCGCTGCTGTGGCTGGCACTAGCGGTCGCGATGGTCGTACGGGCGGTACGGCGCGGGATGCCGTTCTCGATGACGTGGTGGGCCTTCACCTTCCCCGTCGGTACGTGTGTGACCGGCGCCGCCGGACTCGCCCACGCCACGGGGCTCACCGCCCTGGCCTGGCTGTCACTCGCGCTGTTCGTCCTGCTGACGGCCGCCTGGGCGGTCGCCTGGACCCGTACGGTGCACGGCCTGGTCAGCGGAGCGCTGCCCGCAGCACCTCCGGTGCCCGGACCAGCGACGGCCCGTACCAGGTGA
- a CDS encoding LysR family transcriptional regulator: MTDEPAVSLAHRVPELGALELLIAVARHGSMGGAARELGISQPAASSRIRSVERQLGVSLFDRSPSGSRLTGAGALVTDWARRIMEAAEAFDAGAQALRDRRDSRLRVAASMTIAEYLLPGWLIALRAARPDTAVSLLAGNSGAVAARLIGGEADLGFVEGLAVPAGLDGTVIGRDRLVVVVAPTHAWGRRTSLTPEELAAAPLILREEGSGTRQVLDAALASYGGPAEPLLELSSTTAVKASVVSGAGPSVLSELAVREELAARRLLEVEVAGIHLRRDLRAVWPTGHRPSGPARELLSLTRAAP, encoded by the coding sequence ATGACTGACGAGCCCGCTGTGTCCCTCGCCCACCGGGTGCCCGAGCTGGGCGCGCTGGAGCTGCTGATCGCCGTCGCCCGGCACGGCAGCATGGGCGGGGCGGCCCGTGAGCTGGGCATCAGCCAGCCCGCGGCGAGCAGCCGGATACGTTCCGTCGAACGGCAGCTCGGCGTCAGCCTCTTCGACCGGTCGCCGAGCGGGTCCCGGCTCACCGGCGCGGGAGCGCTCGTCACCGACTGGGCGCGGCGGATCATGGAGGCGGCGGAGGCGTTCGACGCGGGCGCGCAGGCGCTGCGCGACCGGCGCGACTCACGGCTACGGGTCGCCGCGAGCATGACCATCGCCGAGTATCTGCTCCCCGGCTGGCTCATCGCGCTCCGTGCCGCCCGGCCGGACACGGCGGTCTCGCTCCTCGCGGGCAACTCGGGCGCCGTGGCCGCGCGGCTGATCGGCGGCGAGGCGGACCTCGGTTTCGTGGAGGGCCTGGCCGTGCCGGCCGGGCTGGACGGCACGGTGATCGGCCGTGACCGGCTGGTGGTCGTGGTCGCGCCGACACACGCCTGGGGGCGCCGTACGTCCCTGACCCCCGAGGAACTGGCCGCCGCCCCGCTGATCCTCCGTGAGGAGGGCTCGGGCACCCGCCAGGTACTCGACGCGGCACTCGCCTCCTACGGAGGTCCCGCCGAGCCGCTGCTCGAACTGTCGTCGACGACGGCGGTCAAGGCATCGGTGGTGAGCGGCGCGGGGCCCTCGGTGCTCAGCGAACTGGCCGTGCGGGAGGAGCTGGCGGCCCGCCGCCTGCTGGAGGTGGAGGTGGCGGGCATCCATCTGCGGCGTGACCTGCGAGCCGTCTGGCCGACGGGCCACCGCCCGAGCGGCCCGGCGCGGGAGTTGCTGTCGCTGACGCGGGCGGCGCCGTGA